In a genomic window of Holophagales bacterium:
- the ybeY gene encoding rRNA maturation RNase YbeY has product MAAWTEAVLAAASPRGRGAVSVLLCGDARMRRLNREFRKIDRPTDVLSFPAGDPVFLGDVAIDVAYAARQAARRGHTLDREVKLLLAHGVLHLLGHDHETDDGTMLRLQGRLVRQVFGPGPDGVPGDGG; this is encoded by the coding sequence GTGGCGGCCTGGACGGAAGCGGTTCTCGCAGCGGCCTCCCCGCGCGGCCGCGGCGCGGTCTCGGTCCTTCTCTGCGGGGACGCGCGCATGCGTCGCCTGAACCGCGAGTTCCGGAAGATCGACCGCCCCACCGACGTCCTCTCGTTCCCGGCGGGGGATCCGGTGTTCCTCGGCGACGTCGCCATCGACGTGGCGTACGCGGCGCGGCAGGCCGCCCGGCGCGGGCACACGCTCGACCGCGAGGTGAAGCTGCTCCTGGCGCACGGCGTCCTCCACCTCCTCGGCCACGATCACGAGACCGACGACGGCACCATGCTCCGCCTCCAGGGGCGGCTCGTGAGGCAGGTCTTCGGACCGGGGCCCGATGGCGTCCCGGGGGACGGCGGATGA
- a CDS encoding PhoH family protein has translation MLSERRQRYSTRSDTPEPARVRAQRALRCPRRKPAAPRGRLRGGDLRPGRRRDPDWRPGGNRTGVTPSLEFSKLITRGYLPKKVDIPSAIRIVKEDPTASLVDFFENRSVGAALRKVVSPRNVRQQEYLQAIGERDVVFAIGPAGTGKTYLAVAMAAAALLEKQVSRIVLCRPAVEAGEKLGFLPGDLAEKVNPYLRPLYDALYDILGYEKVGRLLERQIIEVAPLAFMRGRTLNDAFIILDEAQNTTSEQMKMFLTRLGFGAKSVITGDITQIDLPPGKVSGLKEAMRILSGVEAIRFIRFDHRDVVRHPIVQAIVNAYDIFESGRPGPDVQGRVRAASEEA, from the coding sequence ATCCTTTCCGAGAGGAGACAGCGCTATTCAACACGGTCCGATACCCCTGAACCTGCCCGAGTCCGGGCTCAGCGCGCTCTTCGGTGTCCACGACGAAAACCTGCGGCTCCTCGAGGACGCCTTCGGGGTGGAGATCTCCGCCCGGGGCGGCGTCGTGACCCTGACTGGCGGCCCGGAGGGAACCGAACGGGCGTCACACCTTCTCTCGAGTTCTCCAAGCTCATCACCCGGGGCTACCTGCCGAAGAAGGTCGACATCCCGAGCGCGATCCGGATCGTCAAGGAAGACCCCACCGCCTCGCTGGTCGACTTCTTCGAGAACCGGTCGGTGGGCGCCGCGCTCCGGAAGGTCGTCTCTCCCCGCAACGTGCGCCAGCAGGAGTACCTCCAGGCGATCGGCGAGCGCGACGTCGTGTTCGCCATCGGCCCGGCCGGCACGGGAAAGACGTACCTCGCCGTGGCCATGGCCGCGGCCGCCCTCCTCGAGAAGCAGGTGAGCCGGATCGTCCTCTGCCGTCCCGCGGTGGAGGCGGGCGAGAAGCTCGGCTTCCTGCCGGGCGACCTCGCCGAGAAGGTGAATCCCTACCTCCGCCCGCTCTACGACGCCCTCTACGACATCCTCGGCTACGAGAAGGTGGGCCGGCTCCTGGAGAGGCAGATCATCGAGGTCGCCCCCCTCGCGTTCATGCGGGGCCGGACGCTGAACGACGCCTTCATCATCCTCGACGAGGCGCAGAACACGACCTCCGAGCAGATGAAGATGTTCCTGACCCGCCTCGGCTTCGGCGCCAAGTCGGTCATCACGGGGGACATCACGCAGATCGACCTCCCCCCGGGCAAGGTCTCGGGCCTGAAGGAGGCGATGCGGATCCTCTCCGGAGTCGAGGCGATCCGCTTCATCCGCTTCGACCACCGCGACGTCGTGAGGCACCCGATCGTCCAGGCGATCGTGAACGCCTACGACATCTTCGAGAGCGGCCGGCCGGGACCCGACGTCCAGGGGCGGGTCCGGGCCGCCTCGGAAGAGGCGTGA
- a CDS encoding sialidase yields the protein MRDGTLSAHGAALLAGLTFAAAAAAASASAAPPPVAPERSMPARLASRSLLLDAADRAGLAVAVGERGHVLLSRDAGKTWTQAEAPTRALLTGVWLHDAELGWAVGHDETILRTRDGGKTWQRVRHAPEEEKPLLDVWFRDDKSGFVVGAYGLLLATADGGDTWEPRTVAEGDDRHLNHVTEAGGSLYISGEAGALFRSDDGGQAWQALASPYEGSFFGLLPLSDGGLLAYGLRGNAFRSEDKGTTWTRIASGTEATLMTGRELGDGKVAVAGMAGVLLWSEDGGRTFRLRELDDRKASLAILPGAEGGVVLLGEGGVRPIEKPF from the coding sequence ATGCGTGACGGAACCCTTTCCGCGCACGGCGCGGCCCTGCTCGCAGGCCTGACCTTCGCCGCGGCCGCGGCGGCCGCTTCGGCGTCCGCCGCGCCTCCTCCGGTCGCTCCCGAGCGGTCGATGCCGGCGAGGCTGGCGAGCCGCTCGCTCCTCCTCGACGCCGCCGACCGCGCAGGCCTCGCCGTCGCGGTCGGCGAGCGTGGGCACGTCCTCCTCTCCCGCGACGCCGGGAAGACGTGGACCCAGGCCGAGGCGCCGACCCGGGCGCTCCTCACGGGCGTCTGGCTGCACGACGCAGAGCTCGGCTGGGCCGTGGGGCACGACGAGACCATCCTCAGGACCCGGGACGGCGGAAAGACGTGGCAGCGCGTCCGCCACGCCCCCGAGGAAGAGAAGCCGCTCCTCGACGTCTGGTTCCGGGACGACAAGTCCGGCTTCGTCGTGGGCGCCTACGGCCTCCTCCTCGCCACGGCGGACGGCGGCGACACGTGGGAGCCGCGCACGGTCGCCGAAGGGGACGACCGGCACCTGAACCACGTCACCGAGGCGGGAGGGTCCCTCTACATCTCCGGGGAGGCGGGCGCCCTCTTCAGGTCCGACGACGGCGGTCAGGCCTGGCAGGCGCTCGCGTCGCCCTACGAGGGTTCGTTCTTCGGCCTGCTCCCGCTCTCCGACGGCGGCCTCCTCGCTTACGGGCTCCGGGGGAACGCCTTCCGCAGCGAAGACAAGGGGACGACCTGGACGCGCATCGCCTCCGGCACCGAGGCGACGCTGATGACCGGCCGTGAGCTTGGCGACGGAAAAGTCGCCGTGGCGGGCATGGCGGGCGTCCTTCTCTGGAGCGAGGACGGCGGCCGCACGTTCCGCCTTCGCGAGCTGGACGACCGGAAGGCCTCCCTGGCGATCCTGCCGGGAGCCGAGGGCGGGGTCGTCCTCCTCGGCGAGGGCGGGGTCCGGCCGATCGAGAAGCCGTTCTAG
- a CDS encoding HlyC/CorC family transporter yields MTNFAVGTGFAFVLSFAFVLLYALLSAFAQALESLSSIRRKSLLEGQEGKFGKLLAIENVSISRVAVRLTAQGAVLAGLLSLGTGLAGLAVPEPYLVSAVSILLGWIVIETVVIRSVARRGAEDLLVDFSWLIPVVLLFATPLYPLLSRLVTPLDDDEDAEPVSAAEKEAEKDADVRALLDMAREEGILEKHEEELVSRAVDFGDRTVREVMTSRPDMVVAEADLAFEKVADLFEKTKYTRIPLVEGGVEKPIGVVHVKDVFSSLRTAVPPVNARSLARPVLFAPETQTITTLLSDFRRRRQHMAIVVDEWGAVAGVVTLEDLLEELVGEIADEHEDSIDPVIPLAEGAFTVAGRVRVSEIAQLFDADLEPGDYDTVAGLLSARLGHIPRPGEEVEDGGLRFVVEDADRKRVHRVKVMRPRGLA; encoded by the coding sequence ATGACGAACTTCGCCGTCGGTACGGGCTTCGCCTTCGTCCTCTCCTTCGCGTTCGTCCTCCTCTACGCGCTCCTCTCCGCCTTCGCGCAGGCGCTCGAGAGCCTCTCCTCCATCCGGAGGAAGTCGCTCCTGGAGGGGCAGGAGGGGAAGTTCGGCAAGCTCCTGGCCATCGAGAACGTCAGCATCTCGCGCGTGGCGGTCCGGCTCACGGCGCAGGGCGCCGTCCTGGCGGGGCTCCTCTCGCTCGGCACGGGGCTCGCGGGCCTCGCGGTCCCCGAGCCGTACCTCGTCTCCGCGGTCTCCATCCTCCTCGGCTGGATCGTCATCGAGACCGTCGTCATCCGGTCGGTGGCGCGCCGCGGCGCCGAAGACCTCCTCGTCGACTTCTCGTGGCTCATCCCGGTCGTCCTCCTCTTCGCCACGCCTCTCTACCCGCTCCTCTCGCGCCTCGTCACGCCCCTCGACGACGACGAGGACGCCGAGCCGGTCTCGGCGGCGGAGAAGGAGGCGGAGAAGGACGCCGACGTGAGGGCGCTCCTCGACATGGCGCGCGAGGAGGGGATCCTCGAGAAGCACGAGGAGGAGCTCGTCTCGCGGGCCGTCGACTTCGGCGACCGGACGGTACGCGAGGTCATGACCTCCCGCCCCGACATGGTCGTCGCCGAGGCGGACCTGGCGTTCGAGAAGGTCGCCGACCTCTTCGAGAAGACGAAGTACACCCGGATTCCCCTCGTCGAGGGAGGCGTGGAGAAGCCGATCGGCGTCGTCCACGTCAAGGACGTCTTCTCGTCGCTCCGGACGGCCGTCCCGCCCGTCAACGCCCGTTCGCTGGCCCGGCCGGTCCTGTTCGCCCCCGAAACCCAGACGATCACGACGCTCCTCTCGGACTTCCGCCGCCGCCGCCAGCACATGGCGATCGTCGTCGACGAGTGGGGAGCGGTCGCGGGTGTCGTCACGCTGGAAGACCTTCTGGAGGAACTTGTGGGAGAGATCGCCGACGAGCACGAGGACTCCATCGACCCCGTCATCCCGCTGGCCGAGGGCGCGTTCACGGTGGCGGGGCGCGTCCGCGTTTCCGAGATCGCCCAGCTCTTCGACGCCGACCTCGAACCGGGCGACTACGACACGGTCGCCGGTCTCCTCTCGGCGCGCCTCGGGCACATCCCGCGGCCCGGCGAGGAGGTGGAGGACGGCGGGCTGCGGTTCGTCGTGGAGGACGCCGACCGCAAGCGCGTCCACCGCGTGAAGGTGATGCGTCCCAGGGGGCTCGCGTGA
- a CDS encoding DUF1302 domain-containing protein — MNVLRQTSRSVALAILAAALLVPLAGTAPAIEGKDGELSWSWDTTLSYGLFSRLEKRDPAIVGLAAGGKAFSVNGDDGNLNYNTGIASNAIKATTELEVSYKGIGAFVRAYGFYDFENEDGSRARTPLSDEALERVGSRAEFRDAFVWAKFDIGSVPAEIRAGWQVINWGESTFIQGGVNAINPVDVSALRVPGSELRDALLPVGAVLVSIKPTKNTSLEGFYQYAWTQTKIDPVGSYFSTTDLAGGGATKVMLGFGAAPDTIPVGFNIPGNPVGVAVPRVGDRKAEDDGQYGAAFRLFVPALGGTEFGLYYMNYHSRLPLIMARTGTQSALLVNGNYAASAKYFLAYPEDIKLLGLSFNAQLGSTGIALQGEVAHRMDVPLQIDDVEILFAALTPLRLLPAIPQLAPLRGLGGLLAQTGQAGAYGFDQEIQGYRLYDTTQVQMTATRVFGRVLGADQMVLVAEGAWNKVHDLPEQSVLRLEAPGTYTSGNPIHQQAGVQPGTEPSSAFPTTSAWGYVVAGRFDYSNVIGAVNMSPRFSFAHDVNGVSPGPGGAFIEDRMALTLGLGFQYRINTEWDLSYTRYFGAGRYNLINDRDFLAANLKYSF; from the coding sequence ATGAACGTATTGAGACAGACGAGCCGGAGTGTTGCCCTGGCGATCCTCGCCGCAGCGCTTCTCGTCCCTCTGGCAGGGACCGCCCCCGCGATCGAGGGCAAGGACGGCGAGCTCTCGTGGAGCTGGGACACGACGCTCTCCTACGGCCTCTTCTCGCGCCTCGAGAAGAGGGACCCGGCGATCGTCGGCCTCGCGGCGGGCGGGAAGGCCTTCTCCGTCAACGGAGACGACGGGAACCTGAACTACAACACGGGCATCGCGAGCAACGCCATCAAGGCGACGACGGAGCTCGAGGTGAGCTACAAGGGGATCGGCGCCTTCGTTCGGGCCTACGGCTTCTACGACTTCGAGAACGAGGATGGCAGCCGCGCCCGGACGCCGCTGAGCGACGAAGCCCTCGAGCGCGTCGGCAGCCGGGCCGAGTTCCGCGATGCGTTCGTCTGGGCCAAGTTCGACATCGGCTCGGTTCCGGCTGAGATTCGCGCCGGCTGGCAGGTCATCAACTGGGGAGAGAGCACGTTCATCCAGGGCGGCGTCAACGCCATCAACCCCGTCGACGTGAGCGCCCTCCGGGTGCCCGGCTCCGAGCTGCGCGACGCCCTCCTCCCCGTGGGCGCGGTCCTCGTGAGCATCAAGCCCACCAAGAACACCTCGCTCGAGGGCTTCTACCAGTACGCCTGGACCCAGACGAAGATCGACCCGGTGGGGAGCTACTTCTCCACGACCGACCTGGCGGGCGGCGGGGCGACGAAGGTCATGCTCGGCTTCGGCGCCGCCCCCGACACGATCCCGGTCGGCTTCAACATCCCCGGCAACCCCGTCGGCGTCGCCGTTCCCCGCGTCGGCGACCGGAAGGCGGAGGACGACGGCCAGTACGGCGCGGCGTTCCGCCTCTTCGTCCCGGCCCTCGGCGGCACCGAGTTCGGCCTCTACTACATGAACTACCACAGCCGCCTGCCCCTCATCATGGCCCGCACGGGGACGCAAAGCGCCCTCCTGGTCAACGGCAACTACGCCGCGAGCGCGAAGTACTTCCTCGCCTACCCCGAGGACATCAAGCTCCTCGGCCTCAGCTTCAACGCCCAGCTCGGCAGCACCGGCATCGCCCTCCAGGGCGAGGTCGCCCACCGCATGGACGTGCCGCTGCAGATCGACGACGTCGAGATCCTCTTCGCCGCGCTCACGCCCTTGAGGCTCCTGCCCGCCATCCCCCAGCTCGCCCCGCTCCGCGGGCTCGGTGGCCTCCTCGCGCAGACGGGCCAGGCGGGCGCCTACGGCTTCGACCAGGAGATCCAGGGCTACCGGCTCTACGACACCACGCAGGTCCAGATGACGGCGACCCGCGTCTTCGGCCGCGTCCTCGGCGCCGACCAGATGGTCCTCGTCGCCGAAGGGGCCTGGAACAAGGTCCACGACCTGCCCGAGCAGTCGGTCCTCCGTCTCGAGGCGCCCGGCACCTACACGAGCGGCAACCCGATCCACCAGCAGGCCGGCGTCCAGCCCGGAACCGAGCCGTCCTCGGCGTTCCCCACCACCTCGGCCTGGGGCTACGTCGTCGCCGGCCGGTTCGACTACAGCAACGTCATCGGCGCCGTCAACATGTCCCCGCGCTTCTCCTTCGCGCACGACGTGAACGGCGTCTCGCCCGGCCCGGGCGGCGCCTTCATCGAGGACCGCATGGCGCTCACGCTCGGCCTCGGATTCCAGTACCGCATCAACACCGAGTGGGATCTCAGCTACACCCGCTACTTCGGCGCGGGCCGCTACAACCTGATCAACGACCGCGACTTCCTCGCGGCCAACCTCAAGTACTCCTTCTAA
- a CDS encoding fused MFS/spermidine synthase, giving the protein MIRLYAVVFLSGAALMGLEIAGSRIMAPVFGSSIFVWGALITTFLASLSTGYALGGKLADRRPSPALLGNILVAAGFCLWLLLARPAPLLALCNAAPVPERFRALLAALLLFALPSVLMGTVSPFATRLAARDVGSIGRTAGTLAAISTAGSIVGTFAMAFLLIPAFPIEPILFGTGAVLVLSGALASTQGLALRLGVASLGLFGAAGVFLLRPEAVASPLPGGTVVFRKETAYHRLLVVDQGPRRALYFDNFAQGMVDRASGRIPDFLYPNGLLAALLWRRDPPRNAFIIGLGAGMLPRFLSEKAPEIATTSVEIDPEVVRVAEKYFDFRPDSNDRVLVGDGRSLLAREKGPWDVIYLDAFFSDSVPFHLTTLEFFQLCRDRLRPGRHLRGEHRRAHDGPRPAPVLGHAPVGAAGVSQRRHAFARSRGRRDQVLGQRHPGLLDVQRAPLQGACLRRRRPGRRGAGPPRRRVLVTDVLRGRAEDGGGPDPHRLLRPDGRLAAPGPLSRRPGRRAGAAR; this is encoded by the coding sequence GTGATTCGCCTCTACGCCGTCGTCTTCCTCTCCGGTGCCGCCCTCATGGGGCTCGAGATCGCCGGCAGCCGGATCATGGCCCCCGTCTTCGGCTCGTCGATCTTCGTCTGGGGCGCTCTCATCACGACCTTTCTCGCCTCGCTCTCGACGGGCTACGCCCTCGGCGGAAAGCTGGCCGACCGCCGTCCGAGCCCCGCCCTCCTCGGCAACATCCTCGTCGCGGCGGGCTTCTGCCTCTGGCTCCTCCTCGCGCGTCCGGCGCCCCTGCTCGCCCTCTGCAACGCCGCCCCCGTCCCCGAGCGGTTCCGCGCGCTTCTCGCGGCCCTCCTCCTCTTCGCCCTCCCGAGCGTCCTCATGGGGACGGTCTCCCCCTTCGCCACGCGCCTCGCGGCCCGCGACGTGGGATCGATCGGCCGGACCGCCGGCACCCTCGCCGCCATCTCCACCGCCGGCTCCATCGTGGGCACCTTCGCGATGGCCTTCCTCCTCATCCCCGCCTTTCCCATCGAGCCGATCCTCTTCGGCACCGGCGCGGTCCTCGTCCTCTCGGGGGCCCTCGCCTCGACGCAGGGGCTTGCGCTCCGCCTCGGCGTCGCCTCACTGGGGCTGTTCGGGGCAGCAGGCGTCTTCCTCCTGCGCCCCGAGGCGGTCGCCTCGCCGCTCCCCGGCGGCACCGTCGTCTTCCGCAAGGAGACCGCCTACCACAGGCTTCTCGTCGTCGACCAGGGGCCGCGCCGCGCCCTCTACTTCGACAACTTCGCCCAGGGCATGGTCGACCGCGCCTCGGGCCGCATCCCCGACTTCCTCTATCCCAACGGCCTCCTGGCCGCCCTCCTCTGGAGGCGCGACCCACCGCGCAACGCGTTCATCATCGGCCTCGGCGCCGGGATGCTCCCGCGCTTCCTCTCGGAAAAGGCCCCCGAGATCGCGACGACCAGCGTCGAGATCGACCCCGAGGTCGTCCGCGTCGCAGAGAAGTACTTCGACTTCCGTCCCGATTCCAACGACCGCGTCCTCGTCGGCGACGGCCGCTCCCTCCTCGCGCGGGAGAAGGGCCCGTGGGACGTCATCTACCTCGACGCCTTCTTCTCCGACAGCGTCCCCTTCCACCTGACGACTCTCGAGTTCTTCCAGCTCTGCCGCGACCGGCTTCGCCCCGGGCGGCATCTTCGCGGGGAACATCGCCGGGCTCACGATGGGCCGCGACCAGCACCTGTTCTGGGCCATGCTCCGGTCGGCGCAGCAGGTGTTTCCCAACGTCGCCATGCTTTCGCCCGATCTCGCGGGCGGCGCGACCAGGTTCTCGGGCAGCGTCATCCTGGTCTGCTCGACGTCCAGCGAGCGCCTCTCCAGGGAGCGTGTCTTCGCCGAAGGCGACCGGGTCGCCGCGGCGCTGGGCCACCCCGCCGTCGCGTCCTGGTCACGGACGTTCTACGAGGGCGAGCTGAGGACGGAGGGGGTCCCGATCCTCACCGACTCCTTCGCCCCGACGGACGCCTTGCAGCACCTGGGCCGCTGAGTCGCCGGCCCGGGCGGCGGGCCGGCGCAGCGCGCTAG
- a CDS encoding MMPL family transporter — MTKDRITRFLETMVFGHRPVVIGLFAVATVFMAWSASHLRVDAGFQKNLPHDHPYMETFLKHQQDFGGANRVLVAMMAREGDIFTAEFLEALKKATDEVFFIPGVDRSRVQSLFTPNVRYTEVVEDGIAAGNVIPDDFEPNAEGLAHVRRNVLKAGIVGRLVANDFSGTIISAELLEIDPSTGKKLDFIAVSNALEEKVRRQFDAEFVPGSKIDVRIIGFAKIVGSISAGTRRVILFFLVAYALTGLLVYLYSQSHRLSLVALGCSTIAVVWQLGLLTLLGYGIDPMSILVPFLIFAIGVSHAVQMISANGAEIFDGADSITAARNSFRRLLAPGFIALASDTIGFFTILLIKIRVIQEIAITASLGVAVIILTNLVLIPVILSYLHYPADYNARLHRRAAHMAGFWRRLAQVSAPKPAAVIVAVAVVLFGLGWWKGRDVKIGDLHRGVPELRADSRYNVDSAVITSKFSIGVDILNAIVETKPEGCVDHSVMTTIDDFAWHMENVEGVQSTIALPGIAKMLNAGWNEGSPKWRVLARNQSVLQQSVTYIPTTSGLLNSDCSVMPVMMFTADHKADTIERIVDEVKRFEADHGHPDVKFRLATGNVGVMAATNEVVSAAQFPILAYVFGAVIVLCLATFRSLRGTLCILIPLALVSLLAYALMAWLKIGLKVSTLPVVALGVGVGVDYGIYIYARFRTLYKEGVPLTEAYRRTLAITGNGVLFTGITLGLGVSTWIFSPLKFQADMGLLLCFLFLMNMVGALVLLPALARWLLGETHQGHG; from the coding sequence ATGACGAAGGATCGGATCACGAGATTCCTGGAAACCATGGTTTTCGGCCACCGGCCCGTGGTCATCGGCCTCTTTGCCGTGGCCACGGTCTTCATGGCCTGGTCGGCGTCGCACCTGAGGGTCGATGCCGGGTTCCAGAAGAACCTCCCCCACGACCATCCCTACATGGAGACCTTCCTGAAGCACCAGCAGGACTTCGGGGGGGCCAACCGCGTGCTCGTGGCGATGATGGCGCGCGAGGGGGACATCTTCACCGCCGAGTTCCTCGAAGCGCTCAAGAAGGCCACCGACGAGGTCTTCTTCATCCCCGGCGTCGACCGGAGCCGCGTGCAGTCGCTCTTCACGCCGAACGTCCGCTACACCGAGGTCGTCGAGGACGGCATCGCCGCCGGCAACGTCATCCCCGACGACTTCGAGCCGAACGCCGAGGGCCTCGCCCACGTGCGCCGCAACGTCCTGAAAGCCGGCATCGTCGGCCGGCTCGTGGCGAACGACTTCTCGGGGACGATCATCAGCGCCGAGCTCCTCGAGATCGACCCGTCGACCGGAAAGAAGCTCGACTTCATCGCCGTCTCCAACGCCCTCGAGGAGAAGGTGCGGCGCCAGTTCGACGCGGAGTTCGTTCCGGGCTCGAAGATCGACGTGAGGATCATCGGGTTCGCCAAGATCGTCGGCTCCATCTCGGCGGGGACCCGCCGCGTCATCCTCTTCTTCCTCGTCGCCTACGCCCTCACGGGCCTCCTCGTCTACCTCTACTCCCAGTCGCACCGGCTGTCGCTCGTGGCCCTCGGCTGCTCCACGATCGCCGTCGTCTGGCAGCTCGGTCTCCTGACGCTCCTCGGCTACGGCATCGACCCGATGTCGATCCTCGTCCCGTTCCTCATCTTCGCCATCGGCGTCAGCCACGCCGTGCAGATGATCAGCGCCAACGGCGCCGAGATCTTCGACGGCGCCGACTCGATCACGGCCGCCCGGAACAGCTTCCGGCGGCTCCTCGCGCCGGGGTTCATCGCCCTCGCGTCCGACACCATCGGCTTCTTCACCATCCTGCTCATCAAGATCCGGGTCATCCAGGAGATCGCGATCACCGCCAGCCTCGGCGTGGCCGTCATCATCCTGACGAACCTCGTCCTGATCCCGGTCATCCTCTCCTACCTCCACTACCCCGCCGACTACAACGCCCGGCTCCACCGGCGCGCCGCGCACATGGCGGGCTTCTGGCGGCGGCTCGCGCAGGTCTCCGCGCCGAAGCCCGCCGCCGTCATCGTCGCCGTGGCGGTCGTCCTCTTCGGCCTCGGCTGGTGGAAGGGGCGCGACGTGAAGATCGGCGACCTCCACCGGGGCGTGCCGGAGCTGAGGGCCGACTCGCGCTACAACGTCGACAGCGCCGTCATCACGTCGAAGTTCTCGATCGGCGTCGACATCCTCAACGCCATCGTCGAGACGAAGCCCGAGGGGTGCGTCGACCACTCCGTCATGACGACCATCGACGACTTCGCGTGGCACATGGAGAACGTCGAGGGGGTCCAGTCGACGATCGCCCTCCCGGGCATCGCGAAGATGCTGAACGCGGGCTGGAACGAGGGGAGCCCGAAGTGGCGGGTCCTCGCTCGAAACCAGTCCGTCCTCCAGCAGTCGGTGACCTACATCCCGACGACGTCCGGCCTCCTGAACTCCGACTGCAGCGTCATGCCGGTCATGATGTTCACGGCCGACCACAAGGCCGACACGATCGAGCGGATCGTCGACGAAGTGAAGCGCTTCGAGGCCGACCACGGCCACCCCGACGTGAAGTTCAGGCTCGCCACCGGCAACGTCGGGGTGATGGCCGCGACGAACGAGGTCGTCTCCGCGGCCCAGTTCCCGATCCTCGCCTACGTCTTCGGGGCCGTCATCGTCCTCTGCCTCGCCACGTTCCGCTCCCTCCGCGGGACGCTCTGCATCCTCATCCCGCTCGCCCTCGTCTCGCTCCTGGCCTACGCCCTCATGGCCTGGCTGAAGATCGGCCTGAAGGTGAGCACGCTCCCCGTCGTCGCGCTCGGCGTCGGCGTCGGCGTCGACTACGGCATCTACATCTACGCCCGCTTCCGCACGTTGTACAAGGAAGGCGTCCCGCTGACCGAGGCCTACCGGCGGACGCTCGCCATCACCGGCAACGGCGTCCTCTTCACCGGCATTACGCTCGGCCTCGGCGTCTCCACCTGGATCTTCTCGCCGCTGAAGTTCCAGGCCGACATGGGCCTCCTCCTCTGCTTCCTCTTCCTCATGAACATGGTCGGCGCCCTCGTCCTGCTGCCGGCGCTGGCACGCTGGCTGCTGGGGGAGACGCACCAGGGGCACGGCTGA
- a CDS encoding DUF1329 domain-containing protein, with protein MRRNSLTLVCTLTAVALLSTTAVAQVSPQDVAKLGTTLTPLGGEKAANADGSIPAWDGGLTKAPAAWKPGKHYVDPFAGEKPLFTINAQNAAQYADKLSDGHKAMLKAYPSFRIPVYPTHRTAAAPQRIYDATKKTAATAKLAPGGNGVTGALAGIPFPMPKTGIEVIWNHMLRYRAEVASRTVAQAAPTRGGQYTLVQFEEETMFVYHLPGTTEASMKNRLLNFKQAVIAPARLAGGILLVHESMNQIEQPRDAWLYNPGQRRVRRAPQVAYDNPGTAADNMRTSDQLDMFNGAPDKYDWKLVGKKEIYVPYNSYRLQDPTVKFKDILTPLHMNPDHLRYELHRVWVVDATLKKGERHTYKRRTFYIDEDSWQILLVDQYDNRDQLWRVSEGHAITYYDLPTVWTSAESHTDLQAGRYLVMGINSENAPHNFNIKRTEGDFTPDALRREGVR; from the coding sequence ATGCGCAGGAACTCCCTGACCCTCGTCTGCACACTGACCGCGGTTGCTCTCCTGAGCACGACCGCCGTCGCCCAGGTCTCTCCCCAGGACGTCGCGAAGCTCGGGACGACCCTCACGCCGCTCGGCGGCGAGAAGGCGGCCAACGCCGACGGCTCGATCCCGGCCTGGGACGGCGGCCTCACGAAGGCGCCGGCGGCCTGGAAGCCCGGCAAGCACTACGTCGACCCGTTCGCCGGCGAGAAGCCCCTCTTTACCATCAACGCGCAGAACGCCGCCCAGTACGCCGACAAGCTCTCCGACGGGCACAAGGCGATGCTGAAGGCCTATCCCTCGTTCCGGATCCCGGTCTACCCGACCCACCGGACGGCCGCCGCCCCGCAGCGGATCTACGACGCCACGAAGAAGACCGCCGCGACGGCGAAGCTCGCGCCGGGCGGCAACGGCGTGACCGGCGCCCTCGCCGGGATTCCCTTCCCGATGCCGAAGACCGGTATCGAAGTCATCTGGAACCACATGCTCAGGTACCGCGCCGAGGTCGCGAGCCGGACGGTCGCGCAGGCGGCCCCGACGCGCGGCGGCCAGTACACGCTCGTGCAGTTCGAGGAGGAGACGATGTTCGTCTACCACCTCCCCGGCACGACGGAAGCCTCCATGAAGAACCGCCTGCTCAACTTCAAGCAGGCCGTCATCGCCCCGGCCCGCCTCGCCGGGGGCATCCTCCTCGTCCACGAGTCGATGAACCAGATCGAGCAGCCGCGCGACGCCTGGCTCTACAACCCGGGGCAGCGCCGCGTCCGCCGCGCGCCGCAGGTCGCCTACGACAACCCCGGCACCGCCGCCGACAACATGAGAACGAGCGACCAGCTCGACATGTTCAACGGCGCGCCGGACAAGTACGACTGGAAGCTCGTCGGCAAGAAGGAGATCTACGTCCCCTACAACTCCTACCGGCTCCAGGACCCGACGGTCAAGTTCAAGGACATCCTCACGCCGCTCCACATGAACCCCGACCACCTGCGCTACGAGCTGCACCGGGTCTGGGTCGTCGACGCGACCCTGAAGAAGGGCGAACGGCACACCTACAAGAGACGGACCTTCTACATCGACGAGGACAGCTGGCAGATCCTCCTGGTCGACCAGTACGACAACCGCGACCAGCTCTGGCGCGTCTCCGAAGGGCACGCGATCACCTACTACGACCTGCCGACGGTCTGGACGTCCGCCGAATCCCACACCGACCTCCAGGCGGGGCGCTACCTCGTCATGGGCATCAACAGCGAGAACGCGCCGCACAACTTCAACATCAAGCGCACCGAGGGCGACTTCACCCCCGACGCCCTCCGGCGCGAAGGCGTCCGCTGA